Within the Salmo salar chromosome ssa12, Ssal_v3.1, whole genome shotgun sequence genome, the region TAATCCCCACATATATTGCcaaagtctctccctcttccgggAAATGTGGGTTTTCTTGATAGAATAGGAGAATAAATTGACTGAtatattgactgtttgtttgtttgtttcaggACTAAATGACCCAGTTCCTGCAAAAGATGACTTGAATAATCTGTGGAAGACATTTTTGCAAGTAAATGGCCATTTTCAAGTGTCCTAACCAGTCAATACTTTCAGAAGCATTTATCTTGTAGAAATATTTATCCTCCTGGAAATATTGATCTTAACAATATCAGCTTGACACACCTTGTTTAATGTGATGTAAACCCTTTCTCTTCCAGGCTCCCAACCCAGTTTTGGACCTGTTTGGCAGCGCCATCCCAGCTACTGTATTCTCTGCAGCTTCTACGACAGAGAATACAGAGCCTGTTTCTAAGACAGCCGCCCCTGTCAGTTACCCACAATCCTCAGTGGCGGCCTCCTTCCCCTACCCCAGTGCTGCTGCCCAGGCAGTCTCCGCCTCCCTGAACCACAGTCTGCAGGACCTGGCCATGTTGGATTTGGGTAGCCCCAAGAGGTGTTCATCTCCACTACCAATCATACTTTATGTTCCTGTGAAGGCTAGATGCTAGCTAGCATGTACCACACCATGTAACTGTGAAGGCTAGATGCTAGCTAGCATGTACCACACCATGTAACTGTGGAGGCTTGAAAGTGGATAACTGAAGTAACATTTAAATGCCACCAATTGTCGTTATTGCTTGATCTATTCTTTTGAGTGTATGCAGTAGGGATGGGCGGTACAGAGTACAGGTTTAATGTACATCCATCTGTCATCTACTATAGCATGTCTGGTGTGATCAACACTGGCGACCTGTTTGGGATGGGTGAGGCTATGGGTGCCACTGCCTCCCCGAGAATTGGTATCCCCGCCTCCAGATCCAGCCCTCTCCCTCTGGGCATCCTaccggctgctgctgctgctgcagcccctACCTTGTCCCCTAAGACCCAGGCTGATGACAGCCCCCTTCTCCGCTCCCTGTCCCCCATCCTGATTCTCCCGCTGGGGCAGGCCAGCCCAGCCAAGTTCCCTGAGATCTCCCTAAGTAACATCCACGTCCCCCTAGAAGCCATCAAGCCAAGTGAGTCCCAGGAAGTCCTTAGCCTGCCTTCAGGAGTTTCTGGGTATTGTAGTCTGGTCAACACAGATGGCTCAGTACAGTGGCTGGAAGTGCAGATACTGAGTGTTTTCTTCCTCTCGCTGTCATTCTGTGATGTTTAAGGCAAGCTGTGTCCTGTGACGGCCTATGATAAAGACGGGGTCCGCGTTCTCCTGCACTTTGCCACCGACTGTCCGCAGGGCCGGCCGGACGTGCTGGTGATGGTGGTGTCCATGTTGAACACGGCACCTCTTCCCGTCAGGAACATAGTCCTACAGGCTGCTGTACCCAAGGTAAGGCTGACTTGGACAGTGGACACCCGCGCTGTTACAACCTATTAAATTACACTGTAGTCTGTACTTACACTGTAGTACAGGGataatcaactagattcagccgtgggctaattatttttcttgagcggatggtcagagtcagaacataattacaaataatttgtagactgcaaattgactgcaagaagatATAATATTttaaaaccttgcttacatttgtttaTGATACATATATCTCTCTTATGTGTGGGAATAATGAGGAATAATGGGAATAATGAGGAACAGATTCCCaacattaaaatcacttggagctgatttcctggtgttttgacagtattttatgtccaacaatggaGAGAAAAAAGTTTGCTCAGAACCTGTAGGGCCAATTAAAACCAAcgctgccagttggggaaccctgccgtAGTTGATTAAAAGAACTCATGAGTATCATTCTTTTAGCCTACTTGAATCCTCACTCTCCTGACAAGTGAGATATGTTCAATGAGGTACTGCTTCAGACAGGCAGTGAAGTTTGCTCAAACAATAATATTTGTGAGTTAATATATATGAACCATAGCCTGTCTTCAAACTGTCCCTGATAACCCCCCCGTTCATTCCTTCCCCCTTGCCAGTCGATGAAGGTGAGACTACAACCGCCCTCGGGAACTGACCTGGCGCCCTTTAACCCCATCTTTCCCCCCGCCGCCATCACTCAAGTCATGCTGCTGGCCAACCCACTGATGGTGAGAGTCCTCCTAGTGTAGTCAATGAGAGTTATTCATCTGATATTTTCATGAGTTGAAAATGTGGTTATTATGGTGTAATAAGATATTCCACTTAGCAGATGTGTTATGatacagtgagtgcatacatgttTTTTTGTCTGTGTGATCCCTGCTAAGGTTCCGGATTCATTATTCCATCCTTTAGTTGTTACTTGGTCTTCCTTACATCACCTACCCATGTCTCATATCACCTGGATCATTTGTGTGCTTTAGTTTGAAGTCAAAATGATGCTACAATGCTAACCAGCAGGCTAAACTGGCATGCTtactctgtgcctgtgtgtgtctgtctctctctcgcaggATAAGGTCCGGATGAGATACAAGCTGACGTTCACACTGGGAGAGCAGCAGTGCACAGAGACTGGGGAGGTGGACCAGTTCCCCCCAGCAGAGATATGGGGGGCTCTATAGCACCCCTAACCCCAAATGGTGCCAGGGACAATACAGCGACACCTGGTGGGGACTGTATTTGGGGGAGAATCAATGTATTTGCGAATGTTTCATATACTAGTAAGTTATTAAGCGATATTATCATTATGCCATTTGCTACATTGTCCTTCTGTTAGGtgtcatgtttatttatttatacttCAAACCCAATCTTCTCTGACTGGAATTGTTACAGAATTGCTGCACTTTAGAAATGCCGTACAGACTTTGGTTTTAGAGCAGTCATATACACTTTGAAATTTAACTTTGAACGGTCAAGAAGAGCCAGCCTAGCATGTGATAAGAGTGGAAGTTATCACATGATATATATCGGGCACTTACACAAGACTGTCACAATGAACTACCAGTAATTGGACAGGGACAATCTCCCGATTGTCACAGTTAATGGAAAAGAAGCCCAAGACTAGTAGCATACGGTATACATGTATCTCTTTTCCTCCTGCCCCCTTTCACTTTATTCCAATACAATACCTCAGTAGAAAATGATGGTGCAGATAACTGACAGTACAGACAGCTAAATGCTGAACACTTGCATAATGTTGTTGAGAAGAACTTTGAATATATTCAAAATAATTCTTTGTATTTTGGGAGCAGAGTGCTATTTATCTGGTCAGGTGGGAATTTTCTATTTCTACCTATATATTTCTATTAGTGCTATTTTGACATGTTTCAGTTATGGGAGGTGGTGGCCTGCCAAGATGTGTGACTGTGAATCCttaagtatttatttatttatttttaggtGCTTGTCATGAAAGTATTGGTTTCCAGAGATGGTGTTAGCTAAGCAAGCTCTGTCTTCTGTTTTGAGATGAGTTTACTGCTGAATTCTTCCCTGCATACTTGACTTTGAATGGCTTGGTAGCAATTTAATATTAGTTTGTAGAAACCTGGGACTTATCCAGGAGGGGGAAATATCATAGCACTTTCAGATAGACCTGTATTGAGTAGAACAGGGAAGCTTGTTTGAATAGGGAAGCTTGTCAGCTCTATACATTACATTTCTATCTGCGACGTCTTAAACCTTGCATCCCCATTCAAACAGCCTATGGTGAAGGTGCTTTGCCTGCAGTGGTACAATAGGACATGAATCGGTAACTCAAAATAGGGCTTATGGGTGTCCCTTGCAATGTACTTGTATGTAACAGGAGTGTCTGACTATGTCTgtattctgtctgtctgcgttCTGAAGCCACTTTCTGTTATTAGTACCAGTGTTATAATGGGAGGAGGACTCTTCCAAACTTTAATATCAATTGTTGCTCTATTTATTGTCCATTTTAGAGATTGGCAAATTAATTAATGTGCATTAATGTGTGGTTATTTAATGAGATTGAACAGAAGTACTGTATATGTATTTTCGAAGAACTGTTTCACCGCATGAAGAATTAAAGTCTTAATTTTAAAGAATTGCCACATGCTGTATGTGGTATGTTCATATGCCTGCCCTAACCCACTTGCGCCCATTCAGACTTTGATTTCCGGCGATGAAACACCTATAAATAATCAACCCTCCTGGAAAATGTAATTTTACTTTGTATTTTTAAGTTTAGTTTCACACCAACAAGCAACACTGGGTACACACACTGTGAATGCTCAGAAATGTAACACTGTGCACACACACTGTGAGTGCTCAGAAATGTATCGTCATGGAAAAAGCGCAGCACAGACTGCTCTCCAAACTGGCGCAGATGGAAGTCGCGCTCCTGCCCAAGCGTCGTGGAGAAAGCGCAGAGTCGCTAAAGTGTAGCAGCCATGGCAGACGAAAAACCCAAGGTGAGCAATGAAACGTATTTTATTTGCAATATTTACAGTGAAGTTGTATTCTCGTTATGTTGGTCTGTATGATATTCTGAAAAGGTTTGAGGTTTAGAGCAGCTAATTTACTTAACCGGTTGATTTACTAGGAAATATTTCAGAATCGGTCTGGACCGCTTGCCTAGGCTAACTGCTAGcgtgtagctagctagcgaataaTATCAGTAACATTGTGCCTTTTGTGATTTATTCATCTTTTGTCAGTCAATAAAATCAGTTTAATTTTctaatttaaatgtaatattcATATTCAATATTCATTGTCATGATGCGCGGATGCAACctagatggctagctagctaacgtcgaGGGCCCAGTATGGCAGCTAGCTACAAACAGTTGTTAGCATGCTAACATGATCAATTAGCTTGTTGTAATTGTTATGAATCGGGAGTATTCCGTGCAGACCATTGcacttcacatttacatttaagtcgtttagcagacgctcttatccagagcgacttacaaattggtgcattcaccttataatatccagtgga harbors:
- the LOC106564669 gene encoding ADP-ribosylation factor-binding protein GGA3 isoform X3: MVLEACMKNCGKRFHNEVGKFRFLNELIKVVSPKYLGDRVSEVVKKRVVDMLFSWTRSLPDEAKISEAYQMLKKQGIVTVDPDVPLDKTLMPSPPSRPKNPVFENEEKSKRLAELLKSKKPEDLQEANRLIKNMVKEDEVRLQRASKRSGTLEEVNNSVKLLNEMLSHFSRDQSTDGDKELIKELYGDCDKLRGTVFKLATETEDNDSSLGDILQASDDLSRVINSYKRIVEGQTVNGEMEPLGLSTTTQCTKDSNQSEILIDLAGLDLQIPSPPEHPPLAQHPDFIPADLLYGSAPLQDLQACPAMEDPRPSKPSAALSLLDKELLSLGLNDPVPAKDDLNNLWKTFLQAPNPVLDLFGSAIPATVFSAASTTENTEPVSKTAAPVSYPQSSVAASFPYPSAAAQAVSASLNHSLQDLAMLDLGSPKSMSGVINTGDLFGMGEAMGATASPRIGIPASRSSPLPLGILPAAAAAAAPTLSPKTQADDSPLLRSLSPILILPLGQASPAKFPEISLSNIHVPLEAIKPSKLCPVTAYDKDGVRVLLHFATDCPQGRPDVLVMVVSMLNTAPLPVRNIVLQAAVPKSMKVRLQPPSGTDLAPFNPIFPPAAITQVMLLANPLMDKVRMRYKLTFTLGEQQCTETGEVDQFPPAEIWGAL
- the LOC106564669 gene encoding ADP-ribosylation factor-binding protein GGA3 isoform X4 — its product is MLFSWTRSLPDEAKISEAYQMLKKQGIVTVDPDVPLDKTLMPSPPSRPKNPVFENEEKSKRLAELLKSKKPEDLQEANRLIKNMVKEDEVRLQRASKRSGTLEEVNNSVKLLNEMLSHFSRDQSTDGDKELIKELYGDCDKLRGTVFKLATETEDNDSSLGDILQASDDLSRVINSYKRIVEGQTVNGEMEPLGLSTTTQCTKDSNQSEILIDLAGLDLQIPSPPEHPPLAQHPDFIPADLLYGSAPLQDLQACPAMEDPRPSKPSAALSLLDKELLSLGLNDPVPAKDDLNNLWKTFLQAPNPVLDLFGSAIPATVFSAASTTENTEPVSKTAAPVSYPQSSVAASFPYPSAAAQAVSASLNHSLQDLAMLDLGSPKSMSGVINTGDLFGMGEAMGATASPRIGIPASRSSPLPLGILPAAAAAAAPTLSPKTQADDSPLLRSLSPILILPLGQASPAKFPEISLSNIHVPLEAIKPSKLCPVTAYDKDGVRVLLHFATDCPQGRPDVLVMVVSMLNTAPLPVRNIVLQAAVPKSMKVRLQPPSGTDLAPFNPIFPPAAITQVMLLANPLMDKVRMRYKLTFTLGEQQCTETGEVDQFPPAEIWGAL